The following is a genomic window from Caproiciproducens sp. CPB-2.
GCCCCATAGGAATTTCACCTCTCCCCATTCTGATGGCGAGGCGTCCTCATTGCCTGCGACGGCTCACGGCCTGAATGGCCGCTTCACGCTCGGACTGTGACTGAACGCAAGTATCCGGGTTTGTGTGCTTTATCCGGCGGGGCCAAGTCCCGTCTCGCCTGCGGCATGGGCCTTGTCGCTCTCTCCATCCTCTGGCAATGGAGGTCATGGCGGGCCTGTCACTCGGCACACGTACCCTTCGTATCCGGATATCTTTTTATTCAGCTTTCAAAGTACAAACGAGGAAAAAGTATCCTCTACTTATTAGGACGGAAAAAGGCGTTTTGCGGCCTCCCTTTCCCTGCAAATTTGCAAAAAAATATCCCGCAGCTTTTTTGAACTGCGGGACACCTTATCATATTGGCAAGCTATTCAATTTCCGGCGAAAGATTTCGGAATAAATCGCAATTGTAAAAGTCTGTAATGCACAAATCCAATCCGTCGCACAGCTTTTTGACCGTGACCGCACTCACATCCCGGCGCTCCGGTTGCAACATACTGTATACGGTTGAGGGTGTGACGCCAGACAGCCGCGCAAGCTGTGTATAGGATATGCCGCGCTCTGTGCATAATTGCCGGAAGCGTTCCGCAATCGCGTCTTTGATCTTCATTCCCTCACCGTCTTTTCCGTAATCTCAAAATAAGCATAACAATTTACACGCAGTAACGTATACGCACTTGCGTGTAATCTGATTTTCTGTTAAACTGATTTTGAAAAAGGAACGGCCCCGTCCAACGACGGGGCCGCCCGAAAAATGCAGTTACTCGGTGAGATACTTTTGCAGTTGGATTAAGGCATGTTTGATGGAACGGCCTACACTGCCGCGATCAACACCTTCCAATTCGGCAATCTGCCGGTGCGTCAGGTTGTCCACAAAATGCAAAAGCAACCTCCGACGCTGTACCTCGGAAAGTTTTCCGATAGCCGTATAAAGCTGCCGATAGCTTTCCATTTTCATTACGAGATCGGCGGCGTCCGCCTGTGGATGGTTCATAGCCGCGTCGCTCAAACCGCCTATGAAATCCACGTAATCAAGATGTCGCCTATCTTGCCGCCTTTGGGAACGGATTTGCCGGTCGGACTGCTCCAACAGTTCTTTGACCGGGGTTGAAACCGCAACACAAATCTTGTTCCCACTGGCGGTTTTGTATGTTATCGTTACAGATGGCTTGTCCATTACTTTACCTCCGTTCATTTTGGTCGTGATCAAAATGCTGATGAACGGAGAACGGTGGGGAACGACAACCGGGGCAGATATGCCGCGCAGGCCCGGTGCGAACTTCGGGCCAACTTGGCCCGAAGTGATGGGGCTTGTCCCGCAATACCAAGAAAAAGAATAAAAAAGCACCTGTGCAGGGAGGTCCCCGCAAGGTGTTGGATGGAAAATGAGCGCAGTATTCGCCCACGATTATCTTGGAAACTTTTTTGAAGTTGTAAAAAATTAGGTTGTCAGCTAAGCCAAGCCGTTACGGTGGGGTAACGGTTCCTCCCATACGAAAAACAGCGACTTCGGGTACATAAAAGCCTCCTGTCCCAAAG
Proteins encoded in this region:
- a CDS encoding helix-turn-helix domain-containing protein, which codes for MKIKDAIAERFRQLCTERGISYTQLARLSGVTPSTVYSMLQPERRDVSAVTVKKLCDGLDLCITDFYNCDLFRNLSPEIE
- a CDS encoding RNA polymerase sigma factor produces the protein MDKPSVTITYKTASGNKICVAVSTPVKELLEQSDRQIRSQRRQDRRHLDYVDFIGGLSDAAMNHPQADAADLVMKMESYRQLYTAIGKLSEVQRRRLLLHFVDNLTHRQIAELEGVDRGSVGRSIKHALIQLQKYLTE